A stretch of DNA from Spirosoma endbachense:
ATAGCCGATCTTATTGCCACTCAATACGATGTTCATTTCCAGCTCTTTATCATAGCCTCCCATCGTATGCAAGTTAGCCATACCGGTTTTCATCAAAACCGGATCAAAAGCCATTCCCGAGCCAATAATTGACGAAGCCAGCCCCAGCGCGCGGCTTCCCTTCCGAAATATATGGTTATTAATCTCTTCGCTAATCGCATCCAGTACGGCCACGCTTGTATCTGTATTTTTAGCGACCCGATGACCCTGTACTGCTTTCCAGCCTTGCCCAAAAGCGGCATTTATACGGCTTAAAAAATCGGGTGCCATGTGGTTATCGGCGTCCGACACGACTAAAATGTCATACTGATGATCTGGAATTTGCGCAAGTGCCGTGTTAATAGCCTTAGCTACTGTGGAAACCTCAAAAGAAACCACAATTACCCGGATGGGTAACGTTGACAATAATTCTAATGTATGCGGCTGGAAGGAATCAGCAATGACAATCAATTCAAAGCGGTCGGCAGGATAGTCCTGTTTCAAATTGGCCCGTACCGAATCAACAATAACAGCATCTTCCTTATAAGCCGGGATTAATACACCTATCTTTTTATGGTCCTGTTGCTGACCAGTTTGGTACTTATCATCGGCCCGGCCAAGACGACCGGCAATCGCAAATACCGCCAGATAGACTACGCTAAGTGCCAGGTAACCTAAAAAAAAGAGGTATATAAAGTAGACTATAGCCATGATTAATAAATTTCATCAATTACAAGCTTTTTTTAGACCATTAAAGCTTTCAGCGTAATTATAATCAATATACAATCAAATTTTACCCATTAATAGTCCCCAACCAGCAATATTAGTAACAAGAATAAGTCTTTTTAAACAATAATTTAAATCTAAATCACCTAAAGTTGTACCAGATTCTTAGGTCTGGTACAACTTTAGGCAGGCCCTGATTTACTCCAGCCCAAAGGCTGATAGCTTTACAAATTCACTGACGCGCTCCTGAATTTCGGACTGAGCCAGGTTCATGATTCGCTCAGCACCGAATTTCTCAACACAGAACGAAGCCATAGCTGAACCATAAATAATGGCCCGTTTCATATTATCGAAGGAGATGTCGTCCGTTTTTGCCAGATAGCCAATA
This window harbors:
- a CDS encoding glycosyltransferase — protein: MAIVYFIYLFFLGYLALSVVYLAVFAIAGRLGRADDKYQTGQQQDHKKIGVLIPAYKEDAVIVDSVRANLKQDYPADRFELIVIADSFQPHTLELLSTLPIRVIVVSFEVSTVAKAINTALAQIPDHQYDILVVSDADNHMAPDFLSRINAAFGQGWKAVQGHRVAKNTDTSVAVLDAISEEINNHIFRKGSRALGLASSIIGSGMAFDPVLMKTGMANLHTMGGYDKELEMNIVLSGNKIGYLEDAFVYDEKVAQQAVFENQRTRWIAAQWQFLKFYFRRGVTEFVNGRMSSAFKVIQALVLPRVILLGVLGLCTLLGLLGSDPILWRMPLLSLLILITSLIIAVPGYLWKRVTMREIMLVPVLMLRFARAIFNIRKAFKSFMHTPHTSSPEKPADPARVP